A single genomic interval of uncultured Desulfobulbus sp. harbors:
- a CDS encoding BrnT family toxin yields the protein MKIEFDPVKSEKNKNQRELPFDKASEFDWENAVYLEDERNPYPERRFIAVGYLEHRLYVLCFTPIPDGVRIISFRKANEREAKRYGKTITLD from the coding sequence ATGAAAATTGAATTCGACCCGGTCAAATCCGAAAAAAACAAGAATCAAAGAGAACTGCCTTTTGACAAGGCATCGGAATTTGATTGGGAGAATGCGGTTTACCTTGAAGATGAAAGAAACCCGTATCCAGAAAGGAGATTCATAGCGGTTGGATACCTGGAGCACAGGTTGTACGTTCTTTGTTTCACACCAATCCCGGATGGAGTCAGAATAATTAGTTTTCGGAAGGCTAACGAAAGGGAGGCGAAACGATATGGCAAAACAATTACCCTTGACTGA
- a CDS encoding PEP-CTERM sorting domain-containing protein: MPAFDSRIEQLRYRLKKMEVHLTQGKKFFSVVSLVGLLFVSVISAQATTIFQDNFDTENGGVGVLNYNSFSKWSVFDGTVDLVGNGFYDFFPGNGLYVDLDGSTSNAGVLQSKYSFTAGTYELSFYLGGSTRGDTNVVTVTLGDWSQVFTVSTGDGLVLKNFTLTTSSSGALSFSNSGGDNLGAILDNVTVATSQNLVPEPGTMVLFGTGIIGLAAFGRRKAN; encoded by the coding sequence TTGCCAGCTTTCGATTCGAGGATCGAGCAATTAAGGTATAGACTAAAGAAAATGGAGGTTCACCTGACTCAGGGGAAAAAATTTTTTTCGGTAGTGTCCCTTGTTGGCCTGCTGTTTGTCAGCGTTATTTCGGCTCAGGCTACCACAATATTTCAAGATAACTTTGATACTGAAAATGGAGGCGTTGGAGTCCTAAATTACAACTCGTTTTCGAAATGGTCTGTGTTTGATGGAACAGTAGATCTTGTCGGAAATGGATTCTATGATTTTTTTCCTGGTAACGGCCTCTATGTCGACTTGGATGGATCAACCAGCAACGCCGGTGTGCTCCAATCTAAATATTCCTTTACAGCAGGTACTTACGAACTCTCGTTTTATCTTGGAGGATCGACCAGGGGAGATACGAATGTAGTTACGGTAACCCTCGGAGATTGGTCTCAAGTTTTTACCGTCTCCACTGGTGACGGTCTGGTCCTGAAAAATTTTACACTTACAACCAGCAGTAGTGGAGCGTTAAGTTTTAGCAATTCGGGGGGAGATAATTTAGGTGCAATCCTGGATAATGTCACGGTCGCCACATCGCAAAATCTTGTGCCTGAACCTGGCACTATGGTCCTTTTCGGAACAGGTATAATTGGTTTAGCAGCGTTTGGCCGGAGAAAAGCTAACTGA
- a CDS encoding site-specific integrase: MIHLAARVDEVLRLTWDDVDFKNRTVTRWTKKRRGGGYEPIITYMNDDLLENFQFLYRNRKHEQWVFLNEETGDRFRNRRKMLYGINKRAGIHPPIHYHELRHFIASVLADSKSISKKTISEILGHKSLTTTEIYLHSIGDSQVAAMKGLEGRFSNGESKTATDNRHQKME, translated from the coding sequence CTGATCCACCTTGCGGCCCGTGTTGATGAAGTGCTTCGTCTAACCTGGGATGATGTCGATTTTAAAAACCGTACAGTTACCCGATGGACAAAAAAACGCCGTGGCGGCGGGTATGAGCCGATTATTACTTATATGAACGATGATTTATTGGAAAATTTTCAGTTTCTATACAGAAACCGTAAGCATGAACAATGGGTATTTTTGAATGAGGAAACAGGGGACCGATTCAGGAACAGGCGAAAAATGCTGTATGGGATTAACAAAAGGGCCGGGATTCATCCACCGATTCATTATCATGAACTCCGGCACTTTATTGCCAGCGTTCTGGCCGACAGCAAGAGCATAAGCAAGAAGACCATTTCCGAGATTCTCGGTCATAAGTCTTTGACCACCACCGAAATATATTTGCACTCGATTGGTGATTCTCAGGTAGCCGCTATGAAGGGCCTGGAAGGCCGATTTTCCAATGGCGAGAGCAAAACCGCCACTGACAACCGCCACCAAAAAATGGAATAA
- a CDS encoding BrnA antitoxin family protein translates to MAKQLPLTDKDGEVRELTKEDFKKFKPASEVLPKELIAVLPKRGRPQTASPKKPVNIRLSDDVLSAFKATGKGWQTRINEALRDWLKENRPA, encoded by the coding sequence ATGGCAAAACAATTACCCTTGACTGATAAAGACGGAGAAGTCCGGGAGTTAACAAAGGAGGATTTCAAAAAATTCAAGCCTGCCAGCGAAGTCTTACCCAAAGAACTCATTGCAGTTCTGCCCAAAAGGGGGAGACCACAAACGGCATCGCCTAAAAAGCCGGTGAATATACGGCTATCTGATGATGTGCTTTCAGCATTCAAAGCGACTGGTAAGGGCTGGCAAACTAGAATCAATGAAGCTCTCCGAGATTGGTTAAAGGAAAATCGCCCAGCATAA